The Primulina eburnea isolate SZY01 chromosome 18, ASM2296580v1, whole genome shotgun sequence genome segment TTCTTCGAATAGGAGACAATTTTCTGACCGGCCAAGTGGTACCGAGCATCGGTAACTTGACAGAGTTGCAGGTGTTGGGCCTTGCTTATTGCCAGTTCAATGGAAGTATACCCAAAGAATTTGGGAAGTTGAAGAATCTCAAGTTTCTTGATTTGCAGAAGAATAGCATTGGTGGAGTTATACCAGAAGAGATTGGTGAATGCATTGAGTTGCAGAATTTGGCTGCATCGAACAATAGGATTGAAGGGGTGATTCCCGGTTCAATTTCCAATCTTGCATATCTTCAAATCTTAAACTTGGGAAACAACAGCCTTTCTGGACATATCCCAGTTGATTTGAGCCGGCTTTCGAATTTGAAGTACTTGAATTTGCAAGGAAATGGACTAGGAGGTGAAATACCAGAGGAGCTCAACAGATTGGTTCAGTTACAGACACTGGACTTATCCTATAACAACCTATCAGGGATCATTCCTCTACTTAACTCTGAGTTAAAGAGCCTTGAAGTTCTAGTGCTGTCTCACAATCTCTTAACAGGCACCATCCTGGACAATTTTTGCCCCAAGAACTCAGTTTTAAGTAAGGTTTTTCTTGATCAAAACGAGCTATCAGGGAACTTTCCATTGGAGATCCTGAATTGTTCATCCATTCAACAGTTAGAGCTCTCTGGAAACAACTTTGGCGGGCCACTACCTTCGGATCTTGGCAAGCTTGGTGGCCTTACCGATCTTTTGCTCAACAACAATAGTTTCACGGGAGCTCTACCTCCTGAGATAGGGAATTTGAGCAACTTGGAAAGTTTGATCCTCTTTGGTAACATGCTCAGAGATGGGATTCCAGCAGAAATTGGAAAACTGGAGAAATTGCGCGTTTTGTACCTTTATGATAACCAAATGTCAGGAGGCATTCCAAGAGAGCTAACAAATTGTATGAGCTTAACTGAGATTGATTTCTTTGGAAACCATTTTTCGGGAGCCATCCCTCCAACAATTGGGAAGCTTAAGAATCTTGTTATCCTTCAGCTGAGGCAGAATGAATTGGCCGGTTCTATTCCATCAAGTTTGGGTTACTGCAGAAAGCTTCAAAGGCTTGCTTTAGCTGATAACAAGCTCTCGGGACCGCTTCCATCGACTTTTGGGATGCTTTCTGAGCTGTTTCTTGTTACTCTTTACAACAATTCACTATCTGGTCAACTTCCTGAATCACTCTTCAATCTCAAAAAGCTTAAAATCATCAACTTTTCGAATAACAGGTTTAGTGGAAGCATTGCTCCTCTTACCGGTTCAAATTCTTTAACCGCTCTAGACTTAACCAGCAATAGTTTCTCAGACAGGATTCCTCCAGAACTAGCCATGTCTAAGAACCTGATTCGCATTCGCCTAGCAAACAATTTTCTTGTTGGTAATATCCCTAATGTGTTTGGCCAGCTTAAACAGCTTCGTTTTCTTGACCTATCGTTCAACAATCTAACCGGTGATCTTGATGAAACCGGGCTTTTAAACTTGAGGAATCTTGGCCATCTTCTCCTCAATGATAACCAATTTTCTGGGATGATTCCTAAATGGTTGGGAAGCATTCAAGAACTAGGAGAACTTGATCTTTCATCTAATAACTTCAATGGTACAGTGCCACCTGAAATTGGAAACTGCTCCAGATTGCTAAAACTTTCTTTACATAGCAACAGATTATCAGGTTCCATCCCCTCAGAGATTGGAAACTTAGACCTTTTAAACGTCCTGAATCTCAGAAAAAATGAGCTATCCGGTTCAATCCCTCCAACAATCCAGCAGTGCAAGAAGCTATACGAGCTCAGGCTCTCAGAAAACAAGCTAACCGGTCCCATACCTCCCGAGATAGGCACGTTAAGCGAGTTACAAGTCATTTTAGACCTGAGTTTCAACCAACTTTCAGGTGAAATTCCTTCATCCATTGGAGATCTAGTGAAGCTAGAAAGATTGaatctttcttccaatcaaCTCGAAGGGACAATCCCACCTTCCCTCAGAAAGTTATCGAGTCTCCACAGACTTAACCTGTCAAACAATCATCTCCATGGCCAGCTTCCTTCAACCTTTTCAGGATTCCCACTCAGTTCTTTCCAAGGCAATAAGAAACTATGCGGCCCACCATTAGTACCTTGTTCGGAATCATCGCTACACGAGAGAAAGTGGCTCTCAGAATCTCAAGTAGCAGGTATCATAGTGGCCATCGTGTTCACTTCCACTCTAATATGtctcttcttcatatatatcaTGCTCAGAATCTGGTGGAACTGGAGAAACAACGTCACGGTTTCTTGCTCCGAAAACGGTGGTTTCGATTACAAAAAAGAAGATGAAGAATGGGTTTATGGAGAAGAGATCATCAAGAGTAGTGATCATCAGTTTTGGAACTCAAACAACATAGCATTGGTGCCGGCACAACCCAAGCAAATCTCCGAAGAAACCTGCATTTTTCAGTTCAAGTTGAGTTCGAGTAGCTCTATGAATCCTTCGGCTTGAATTTAATCTTTTCTCTCTTTATTTTCTTGCATTTCATTATATTTTTTCTTGTTAGTTTTGTCAAAGATTTTTGTGAAGTGCTGCATAGAATGTGTAGTTCATGGGGAAAGAGGTTTCAAACTGGATATATAGAGTATTAATTGTGCAAATCTAATAGCAGGGAGGTCTATTTTGTTGTATAACTGATATTTCCCCCTAAAAACATCTGAtaaggtcttttgtgagacggtctcacgaatttttattgtGAGACGGGGCaaccatatcgatattcacaataaaaagtaatactcttagcataaaaaataatatttttttatggatgactcaaataagatatatgtctaacaaaatacgacccgtgagaacgccttacacaagtttttgttaaAAGCTTATTAATTCCATATTGTAACTGGCAAGTATTGGAAATTTAAGTGTAATTTAGTCTTATGTGTACTATATTGCATGTCGATTTGTACACCAATTTTTTTTGTAGTGGAAATGATCATATCAACTAGAGTTAATAGTCATTTCAAATGGATATTTGTTCGaatttttttgtcaaaatataaaattttacccAACAAATACTCTCGTTGATCGTCTCATGCGCTTATTTAATGAGACGGATCTCCGACCCAACTCGATTCGATTAATGAAAATATACACTACAACTCGGCTTACAAATACCTACTTGATTTTAAGTCTTAAAAATTCATTAACATGTtggcctcattcaaaaatttcccCGTCTCTTCCTAAAATTATTGGGATCCAACAAATTTTCACGATCAAATTCATCATACTTATAATGATCTAACAATTTATCGATCACTTTTTGATTTTGTAACGCATCTAACATTAAGATCTTAAATTTGAGACAAGATCTTGAGATCCAGAACATCTCGGACTCGTAAAGAAAAATCTAATGATTGACTTTACGGTATCTACCATCATTTAGGAAATTGCATACAGATATTGACATATACGTATGAGCATTATTCCACGTGAGAaatgtatttttctttttaaaaaaaaaaaaagaagtgaaatgatatatttgatttggaataaacTCAATGCAAAATGAACCCAAGTTGGTTTCTTCTTACTCGAACATGCATTATTCCTGTACTATTGCTTTTGCTTTTCGGCCTTGTGCAATCCGACGCAATGCAAACGTCACATCACAAAGAGAGACGTCGGGTTAAGAGTGAACATTTGATTTGACCCAATCTCAAAAACTAGTTTACAAGAAGACTGTCAATGATTTTATTCAACCGATGTATCACAACTAACAAGCCTCTCTCACGTTTAAGAATTATCATATGGAGCAGAACATAAAGTTTACAAGTGGTGGAACGTGAGCTCTGATATAATGTTAAGATTGAGACTTGAACATAATTCAACTATGAAAACTAGCTCATAAAAGAGATGATTATCCAAGTCCATATATACGACTTTCAGTGATTGTATCCAAACGATGTAAgacaattaaaattaatcaattaaaatcaaaatGAAGTGTGTTTTGGGctcatcattattattatttttaaatgatgatTGAACTTGTATCTGCTATCTTTTGGTGTGTAGTGGTAAACCTTCGGACAAATGCAACAACCTACAAATCATGTTATCTAAATATAAATCACACTAGATAAACCTTAATGGCCACTCTACTAAGGGTTATGTGCTCATTATCTATGTAGATAGATGATTGGATTTTGAAGTgttatgaatttatttttaataaacataATTTCTTGACATTCATATTTTATCTtcacaaaatataattttcccaaaaaaaaattcgaagtACTCTAGAAAAAGAGAAAATACAATCGATAATTGTCAACCAATCAATTTAAAAATGGAATGTTTTTGTGATAATGTACCAGCTGAGTTTGATTGGAGAAATGATTTAGCTAGTTCGGCTGTCAAAATAACTTCAATTAGACAACATGCGTGTATTAGaaaaatcacaaaaaaaaattgtatgttTGAATGACAATGAGACGAGACGGAGACGGAATTTTCATATCTCATTCTCGTCTCCGAATTCCATCCCTACTCCCATATCCGCCACCCCAATCTTAGTTTTTTGGATCGGGACCGCGGAGATCAAATCCTCGTTCTCACCTCGTTTCCAAAATATTAATGGAGCAAGACAGAGACGAGTacgaaaattttcaaaatcaaaatttattattatctattattattattgataatattaatataattattaatattttaaaaattaatattattattatattattaatgataataatattattattttaattattaatattatttttgagacgagttctgtcacgccccgaaactcgggattgacaccggcgttgtttaacaatcacacaatcgaaacaacaagcctttcgtagcacagtttaaaccgaaaccagtttataaTTCATAATTTCCACGAAAtaaacattgtctttacaataacGAAATACAACTAAATAGTAAATAATGCAGAAGCGTTTTAcaattattaaatcataaattcgaaGTAAATCCTATTACTAATCTGGCAGATCACCAACCCCAAAATTGCTCCGACTCTTCTTCCTCAACCTGTTCTTCGGACTTATATGGGAGGGGAGAGTAAGGGggatgagtattttgggaatactcagtaaatgggggactttgaacacaacataaccaatttaataaaattttcgaaacatatcataaacgtacatcatgcttttcataatcgtaacgtaaattccataacataataacactgcgatttttcacctttcaacggtttactgacgtcagtccctaagttttaatcctctaagggggcaAGGCCATAAAATAGTTCTATCCCACTgttaagggccatatgttggaattccacccattttcagggaatcctcacagtgtcaaACATAAACGTACCAAAAGTTCGTAAAAACGTATAGACAAAACGACGGTACTCGaccgtatttttttttaaaccaaaaaACCGAAAGTTTCTCACATATGCATAAAccgaaattataaatttaaaacagcccacttacagtatatTTTCTTGCTAAAAACGTGGATGCTCGGCTCGGACAGTGCTTCGGCTCGACTTTTAGGCTAACCTTGGGACGATATTTGGGCAGAGTTTCGGCTAGGGAGAGTTGCTGAATTCTCGAAATTTGCAgcaaggaatttcgagatatAGGTGTGCAAAGAATGAtggggtatttataggtgaggAGGGTTGAGCTAAATATGG includes the following:
- the LOC140819475 gene encoding uncharacterized protein, which gives rise to MGFFCFYVMIFFFSIFSPFSTPVLGDDTSDSFWLLRIKSEFVDSLGVLDNWIQETSMCSWNGVTCTEDQNNVLSLNLSHSGLKGSISQEFSKLNFLEDLDLSANSLTGPIPSGIGNVQNLRELKLFSNYLTDSIPGEIGLLKKLQVLRIGDNFLTGQVVPSIGNLTELQVLGLAYCQFNGSIPKEFGKLKNLKFLDLQKNSIGGVIPEEIGECIELQNLAASNNRIEGVIPGSISNLAYLQILNLGNNSLSGHIPVDLSRLSNLKYLNLQGNGLGGEIPEELNRLVQLQTLDLSYNNLSGIIPLLNSELKSLEVLVLSHNLLTGTILDNFCPKNSVLSKVFLDQNELSGNFPLEILNCSSIQQLELSGNNFGGPLPSDLGKLGGLTDLLLNNNSFTGALPPEIGNLSNLESLILFGNMLRDGIPAEIGKLEKLRVLYLYDNQMSGGIPRELTNCMSLTEIDFFGNHFSGAIPPTIGKLKNLVILQLRQNELAGSIPSSLGYCRKLQRLALADNKLSGPLPSTFGMLSELFLVTLYNNSLSGQLPESLFNLKKLKIINFSNNRFSGSIAPLTGSNSLTALDLTSNSFSDRIPPELAMSKNLIRIRLANNFLVGNIPNVFGQLKQLRFLDLSFNNLTGDLDETGLLNLRNLGHLLLNDNQFSGMIPKWLGSIQELGELDLSSNNFNGTVPPEIGNCSRLLKLSLHSNRLSGSIPSEIGNLDLLNVLNLRKNELSGSIPPTIQQCKKLYELRLSENKLTGPIPPEIGTLSELQVILDLSFNQLSGEIPSSIGDLVKLERLNLSSNQLEGTIPPSLRKLSSLHRLNLSNNHLHGQLPSTFSGFPLSSFQGNKKLCGPPLVPCSESSLHERKWLSESQVAGIIVAIVFTSTLICLFFIYIMLRIWWNWRNNVTVSCSENGGFDYKKEDEEWVYGEEIIKSSDHQFWNSNNIALVPAQPKQISEETCIFQFKLSSSSSMNPSA